The DNA window AGTACGTCCCCGACGAGTCGGAGGTCGCCGAGGTCGCCGTCCTCCCGGTCGCGGCCCTCACGGACCCCGCGAACTACGAGTCCGAACGGCGGCTCGGCCACCCGGAGTACGGCGACCACCGCGTCCACTACTTCCACGTCGACGGCTACACCGTCTGGGGCGTGACGGGGCGGATGGTCGTCCAGATCCTCGAGCGCACCACCGACTGGCGCGCGCCGCCCGAGCCCGACCGCGTCGTCGGCCCCGAGGCCGACTTCCCGATCTGAGCGGGAGACGACGGGCGACTCCGGTCGCCCCCGACCGCGAACGGCTGGATTCAAGTCCGCCGACCCGGAACCGGAGGGCATGCAACCCGGAGATCGCGTCCGCGTCGACCGCGGGGACGTCACGAACGAGGGCGTCCTGTTGCCCTCGACGACGCGCGACCACCTCGTCGTCAAGCTCGACGGCGGGTACAACGTCGGCATCGACCGCGACGCGGCCGACGTCGAGGTGCTGGAGTCGGGCGCGCGCGACGTCGACGACGCCGGCGACGCCGCGGGCGAGGCCAGCGAGATCACCTTCGACGACGACCTCCCGACGGTGGCGCTCATCTCCACCGGCGGCACCATCGCCTCGACCGTCGACTACCGAACGGGCGCGGTCACGGCCCGGTTCGACGCCGAGGACGTGTTGCGGGCGGTCCCCGACCTCGCCGGCCGCGCGAACTACCGCGGGCGCGTCGTCGCCAACATCCTCTCGGAGAACATGGAGCCCGACATCTGGCGGGACCTCGCCGAGGCGGTCCGCGAGGAGGTCGAGGCCGGGGCCGACGGCGTGGTCGTGATGCACGGGACGGACACGATGCAGTTCTCCGCGTCCGCGCTCGCGTTCGTCCTGGACGTTTCCGTCCCGATCGTGTTCACGGGGAGCCAGCGCTCCGCGGATCGGCCCTCCTCGGACAACGTGATGAACGCGGTGTGTGCCGTGGAGGCCGCGAAGGCCGACCACGCCGAGACGCTGGTGTGTATGCACGCGAGCCCCTCGGACGACGTCTGCGCGCTCCATCGCGGAACCAGGGTCCGGAAGAACCACACCTCGCGGCGCGACGCCTTCGAGACGGTCGGCGCGGAGCCGCTCGGCCTCGTCGACTACGAGGCCGCCACCGAGGCGGGAGCCGACGGCGACGTCGCGGAGGAGGCCATCACGTGGAACCGCGATCCCGCGCCGCGGGGCGGCGAGGACGGCGAGGAGGACGAGGGAGCCGATCCCGCCATCGCGGCCGATCTCGAACCCGAGGTCGAGCTCGCGAAGTTCACGCCGGGGATGGACCCCGCGGCGTGGGACTACCTGGAGGGGAAAGCCGGCGTCGTGATCGAGGGGACGGGGCTCGGCCACGTCCACACCGACCTCATCCCGCGGGTCGAGTCGCTCGTCGAGGGCGGCACGGTCGTCGTCATGACGAGCCAGTGTCTCGAGGGGCGGGTGTGCGACCGCGTCTACGACACCGGCCGCGACCTCCTCGATGCCGGCGTGATCGAGGCGGGCGACACCCTCCCCGGCACCGCGAAGGTGAAGCTGATGTGGGCGCTCGCGAACCTCGACGACTCCGCGGCGGCGATGCGCCGCGACCTCGCGGGCGAGCTCACCGAGGAGTCGCGGCCCTGGCGGTGAGCGGCGAGCCATGAACCGGATCGCGGTGCGGGAGGCCCGCCCCGCCGACGTTGACGCGGTCGTCGCCTTCACCGGCGACACGTGGGTCGACCGCTCCGACGACTACGTCCCGCGGGTGTTCGCCGACTGGGTCGCGGCCGACGACGACGCGCGGCGGACGCTCGTCGCGACCGTCGCCGCGGACGATCCGGCGCTCCCCGCAGACGACGCCCCGTTCGTGACCGGCGACGGGACCGGCGCGGCCGCCCCCGGCGAGCCGGAGGCGGTCGTCGGCTGTATCCAGGGCGTCCGCCTCTCCGAGTGGGAGGCGTGGGCCCAGGGGATCCGCGTCCGCCCCGCCGTCCGCGGGCTCGGCGCGGGCACCCGCCTCACGCGGGCCGTCCTCCGGTGGGCGCGAGACGCGGGCGCGACGGTCTGCCGCAACATGGTGTTCTCCTGGAACGTCGCCGGCCTCGGGCAGTCGCGGGCGGCGGGGTTCGAGCCGACGACGTCGTTCCGGTTCGCCCACCCCGATCCGGACCCCGTGTCCGACCGGGACGACGGTCGGGTCGCGGCCGTCGACGACCCGGACCCCGACGCGGCGTGGGCCTTCTGGCGGGGCAGCGACGCCCGCGCCCACCTCGACGGGCTCGCGCTCGACCCGACCGAGTCGTGGGCGTGTTCGGAGCTCACCCGGGAGCGGCTGGCCGCGGCGGCCGCGGAGGGGCGACTGATCGCGGTCGCGGACGGCGGGATCGCGGGGATCGCGGTCCACGCCCGGATCACGGAGTACGAGTCGATCACGGAGGACCACGCCGACGGCGAGACCGACCGGACGGCGGTCTACGGCGTCGCGGCGTGGCGGGACGCGGCCGCCGCCGGCGGGCTGTTCGGGGCGATCGCCCGCGACGCGGCCGGGCGCGACGCCACGGCCACCCGCGTGCTCGTCCCGGAGACCGTCGAACACGTCAGCGACGCGGCCGCCAACCGCGTGCGCGTCGCGGCGGAGCCGGACTTCGTGACGAGCGCGGACCTCACGGACCCGACGGTCGGCCGCGACTGAGCCGCCTCGGCCGATCACGACCGACCGCGACCGACCCGGACCGCTACGCTCTTTTCTCCCGCTCCCCCAGAGCGCGTATGGACCCGGCTCTGCTCCAGTTCGCGACGCTCCGGTCGGTCCTCTACTACGGCGCGGTGTACGGGATCGTCCTCGCCGTCGCGGTCTGGATCTACCGGGACGCGAAGGCGCGCGGCAGCGACCGGGCGCTGGCGTGGTTCCTCGCGACGCTCGTGTTCACCATCCTCCCGGTGGTGGCGTACATGTACCTCCACCGCGACGTGGGGCCGGTGGGGCCGGACGGACCGAACGGCCCCGGCGGGTCGGAGTGACGCGACCGGTCTCGCCCGTCAGGTATCGATCGCGATACTCGAACCCGAACGCCTAATTTCCCCCGTCCCGGCCGTCTCGACATGTTCGCGATCCTGCCGGACGCGCTCCGACTGATCGTCGTCCCCGTCTTCTGCTGGGCGGCGGTCCGGGACGTCCGGACCCGGCGGCTCCCGAACCGGGTCTGGCCGCCGCTGTACGCGTTCGGCGCGCTGCTGCTGCTCTGGGACGCCGCCCTGCTGTTCCCGTTCGCGGGCCTCGAGGGGCGGCTGTTCCTCGTGCGGGCCGCCGTCAGCCTGCTCTTCGTCGCGCCGCTCGGCTACGCGTTCTGGTACCTCGGCGCGTTCGGCGGGGCCGACGCGAAGGCGCTCATCGCGCTCGCGATCGTCTTCCCGACGTTCCCGAGCTACGAGGTCGCCGGCCTCTCGCTCCCGCTCGTCGAGACCGCCCTCGGCGTCTTCTCGCTCACGATCCTCACGAACACGGTGCTCCTCGGGTTGGCCTACCCGGTCGGACTGGGCCTCGCCAACCTCGCTCGCGGCCGCGTCTCGCCGACGATGTTCCTCGCCCGCCCGGTGGCGACCGACTCGCTGCCCGAGCGACACGGCCGGCTGTTCGAGGACCCGGAGGGAACGACCCGGAGCGGGCTCGACCTCGACGCCCTCCGGATGTACCTCCGGTGGCGGGGACTGACGCTCGCGGAGCTCCGGAGCGACCCCGACCGCCTCCGCGACCCCGAGAGCGTCGGCGAGACGTTCGACCCGACCGACGGCGGAACCCACGTCGGCCTCGCCACCGACGGCGGCACCGCCGTCGAGCCGGCTCCCGATCTCGACGACCCGTGGGCCGCGGAGCGGTTCCTCGCCGAGATCGACCGCGGCGCGTACGGGACCGACGCCGAGACGCTCCGCGGGGGACTGGAGGTCGTCGCGGCCCGCGAGACGGTCCGCGTCTCGCCGGGGATGCCGTTCGTCGTGCCGATGGCGGCAGGGCTGGTCGTCTCGGTCACCTACGGCGACGCGCTGTTCGCGCTGCTCGGCGCGTTCGGAGCGGTGTGAGTCGAGAACGACGCGGACCGCGAACCCTCCCGAGCGACGACCCGGTCAGGCCTCGATCGGCAGGTCGCCGACGGTCGAGACCCGCGTGCCGATCGGCCGTTTGACGAACTCGCCGAGCTCGACGCCGAACAGCCGGCTCACGCCGCGCTGGGCGGCGACGTCGAGCAGCCGCTGGTCGATCCGGCCGTCGACGACGACCGCGTGGGGCGGCTCGGACGCCTCCTCTATCGCGTCGAACGCGCCGTCGGCCTCGACCTCCTCGATGACCCCGAGGTCGTCGTCGAGCAGCCTCGCGAGCCCGCTCTCGCGGTCGACGATCTCCTGGACGTGCTCCTCGAGCGACCGGGGCTCGTCGTCGATGAGTTCCGAGTCGCTCGCGTCGGTCGCGTCGAAACCGTCGTCCGCGTCGTCCACGTCGTCGTCGCTCTCGGTGTCGTCGGTGGCGGCATCGCTCTCGGCGGGGTCGCTCCCGGCGGCAGCGTCATCGGCGCCGTCGGCGGGATCCGCGGTATCGACCTCGGCCCCGTCGGCGGCGTCGCCATCGACGTCGCCGTCGTCCTCGACCGCCTCGACGGCGGCAGCGGAGTTGGCGGCCTCGGCTCCGTCAGCGGAGTTGGTGGCGTCAGCGGAGTCGGCAGCGTCGGCCCCGTCGGCGTCGGACTCCGTGTCGCTCCCCGGATCGTCGCCGGCGGCGTCCTCGGCGGAGGGGTCGCGGTCCGCGTCGGGATCGGTCCCTCCGGCCTCGATCGCCCCGTTCTCGTCGGTCGGGTCGGCCGTCGGGGCGCTGCCGGCGGCCTCCCGCAGGTTCGGCGCGTCCGCGAGCGTCTCGTAGGGGACCTTCCCGCGGAGCGCCTCGAAGACGGCCCCGCGGTCGAGGTCCTCGACGGACTCGCCCGGCGGCGCGAACGCGACGTAGTCGACCTCGCCGACCTGCGCGAGCTCGCGGAGGATGAGCTCTCCGCCGCGGTCGCCGTCGAGGAAGGCGGTGACCGTGCGCGACCGCGTGAGGTCCGCGACCGCGTCGGGGACGTTCGTCCCCTCGACGGCGACCGCGTTCTTGATCCCGCACTCGAGCAGCGTCGAGACGTCCGCGCGCCCCTCGACGACGATCACGGCGTCGGAGTCGCCGACGCGCGGGCCGGCGGGGAGCCCCTCGTAGTCGACGATCCCCTCGACGCGGGCGGCGTCGCGGACCTCCTCCAACACGTCGTCGCTCGCGAGGCTCGTCTCCTCGAAGCCGCTCGCGACGAGCTCCTTGGCGCGCTCGACGACCTCGCGGCGCTTGGCCGCGCGCACGTCCTCGATGCTCGTCACCTCGACGGCGGCCCCGCAGGGGCCGATCCGGTCGATGGTCTCGAGCGAGGCCGCGAGGATCGCGGTCTCGACCTTGTCGAGGCTCGATGCGACGGTCACCTCGCCGAATGACTGGCCGTTCTCCGACCGTATCTCCACGTCGATCCGGCCCACCTTCGAGGACTCCTGGAGGTCCCGCAAGTCGAGCTCGTCGCCGAGGAGCCCCTCGGTCTGCCCGAACACCGCGCCGACGACGTCGCTCCGCTCGACGACGCCGTCGGCCGCGATGGTGGCCCGGATCAGGTATTTGGCTGTGTCGTTCATGTGATGAGTGATGGTGATGTGAACGGACGGCGAGTCGCCGTCCCGTTTCGAGTAGGATCGGTCCGGAAAAATACCTGTCGACCCGCGGACCCTCGCCGCGAGCGGGAGACGAGTCGACGGACCGATGCGACCGCCGCGGGGTCGACTGGAGGTATTAACGGGATCGGTCCCCTACGTGTCCCCACCGATGCGAGTTCGGAGAGACCTCGTCTGGATCCCGGTCTTCGCGGCCCTCGTCGCCTTCGCCGTCCCGTGGCCGCTGTGGGGCGTCGACCGCGTCGTCGCCGGGTTGCCGGCGTGGATCTGGTGGCACGTCGGCTGGCTCGTGCTGTGTTCCGCCGCGTTCCGGCTGTTCGTCCGGAGCGGCGCGTGGGAGCGCGGGATGGGGCTCGACTCCCCCGGTGGGGCGGGCGGAACCGACGCGTCGGCCGGGAGGGGTGATCGGCGGTGACCGCCCCGATCGGGCTCGGCCTCGGCGTCGTCGTCGGCTACCTGCTCGTCGCGCTGACGATCGGGCTCGTCGCCTACCGGCTCACGGAGACGACCGCCGAGGACTACTACCTCGCGAACCGGTCGATCGGCACGGTCGTGCTGCTCTTCACGACGTTCGCCACGCTGCTCTCGGCGTTCACCTTCTTCGGCGGGCCGAACCTCGCGTACGCGGCCGGCCCGGAGTGGCTGATCGTGATGGGGACGCTCGACGGCGTGCTGTTCGCGGTGTTGTGGTACGTCGTCGGCTACAAACAGTGGCTGATCGGCGACCGGCACGGCTACGTCACGCTCGGGGAGATGCTCGGCGACCGCTTCGGCTCCCCGGGGCTCCGCGCGCTCGTCGCCGGGGTCAGCCTCCTGTGGCTGTTCCCGTACGTCATGCTCCAGCAGATGGGCGCCGGCGAGGCGCTCGTCGGGCTGACCGGCGGCGCGGTGCCCTACTGGGGCGGCGCGGCGCTGATCACCGCGTTCATGATCGCGTACGTGACCCTCGCGGGGCTGCGCGGCGTCGCCTGGACCGACACGATACAGGGGCTGTTCATGCTCTCCGTCGTCTGGGTCGCCGCCGCCTGGGTCGTCTCGGCCGTCGGCGGCGTCGGCGCGGCGACCGGGTCGATGGTCGCCGCTCGCCCCGAGTTCGCGAGCTTCGGCGGCGGCGTGTACACCCCCGGGTTCATCGTCTCCACGGCGATCACCATCGCGTTCGGCGTGACGATGTTCCCGCAGATCAACCAGCGCTTCTTCGTCGCGGAGTCGGGGATGGTGTTCAAGCGCTCGTTCGCGCTGTGGCCCGTCCTCGTGTTGCTCCTCTTCGTTCCCGCGTTCCTGCTCGGCGCGTGGGCCGTCGGGATGCCGGTCGACGTGCCCGAGGGGGCGAACGTGCTCCCGGTCGTGTTGAACGCGTACACGCCGACCTGGTTCGCCGCGCTCGTGATCGCGGGCGCGATGGCCGCGATGATGTCCTCGTCGGACTCGATGCTGCTCTCGGGCTCGTCGTACTTCACGCGCGACCTCTACCGGCCGTTCGTGGCCCCCGACGCCTCCGAGCGCCGCGAGGCGTGGGTCGCCCGGACCGGCGTCGTCGCCTTCGCCACGCTCGCGTTCCTCGCGAGCCTGCTCCGGCCCGGCACGCTGATCCAGGTCGGCGACACCGCCTTCTCCGGGTTCGCGCTGCTGTCGCTTCCCACCCTCTGTGCGCTCTACTGGGACCGCACCACCCGCGACGGGATGGCCGTCGGGATCGCCGTCCCGCAGGCGATCTACCTGCTCGTGGTGCTGTCGTCGGTGCTCCCGGTCGTCCCGACGCTCCCGCGGACGATCTCCGTCGCCGGATCCGGCGGGTGGGACGTCGCGCTCGGGTTGATGGTCCTCTCCGCCGTGCTCACCGTCGGCGTCTCGCTTCTCACCGCGCCGACCGCCGAGAGCGACGCCTCCCGGTTCGCGGTCGCGGGCGACTGAGGAGCCGCCGGCAGAGGCGACCGGCTCCGCGAGGGGGCAGCGACCCTTCAGGTTTCTCCGGAAGCCGTGCGCCTTTAGGCGTGCCCGGCGACCGGGAGCGCGATGACAAGACGATGGAACGTGCTTCTGCCCCCGACCATCGATCCGGTCGGGCCGGAGTCGCTCGCCGACGTCGCCGACTGTACGAGCCGCGCGGACTACGCCGACGAGGACGAACTGCTGGCCGACGTCGACCGATACGACGCGATCGTCACGCGGACGCAGCCGGTGACCGCGGAGCTGATCGCGGCCGCCGACCGGCTGAAGGTGATCGCCAAGCACGGGACCGGCGTCGACAACGTGGACATCGACGCCGCGACCGACCGCGGCGTGGTCGTCGCGAACACGCCGGGAGAGAACACGAACTCCGTGGCCGAACACGCCGTGACGCTGCTTTTGGCCGCGAAGCGGAACGTCGTCCGCGCGGACCGCGCGACCCGGGAGGGCGACTGGCGACGCGAGGACTTCCGCGGCCGCGACCTCTCCGGCCGGACCCTCGGGCTGTTCGGCGCGGGCAACGCGGGCCGGCGGGTCGCGACGCTGCTGTCCGGCTTCGGCGTCTCCTGCGTGGCGTTCGACCCGTACGTCGACCCCGCCGACCTCCCCGAGAACGTCTCGCTCGTCGACGACCCGATCGACCTCTTCGAGCGCGCCGACGACGTGAGCGTCCACGCGCCGCTGACGGACGAGACGTACCACGCCGTCGGCGCCGAGGAGGTCGGCGCGCTCCCCGCGGACGCCGTCCTCGTGAACACGGCCCGCGGCGGCGTCGTCGACGAGGACGCGCTCGTCGCCGCCCTCCGGGAGGGGACGATCGCCGGCGCGGGCGTCGACGTGTACGAGACGGAGCCCCCGGAGCCCGACGACCCCCTCCTCGAGTGCGAGTCGGCCGTGTTCACCCAGCACAACGCGGGCGTCTCCGTCGACGCGCTCGAGAACATGAGCCGGGCGGCCGCCGGCATCGTCCGGACCGTCCACGAGGGCGGCGTCCCCGAGACGACGCTGAACCCCGACGCTCTCGAATAGGTTTTATCCGAAGACGCACATAGCCGGGCCGTGGTCGCCCTCCACCGACCCGCGGGCTCGAACCGATCCGAGGCGATCGCCGTCGCGGTCGCGAACCTCCTGCCGCTCGTCGGCGTCGTCGCGCTCGGCTGGAACGCCGCGGCGCTCGTGACCCTCTACTGGTTCGAACTCGGCATCGCCGCGTTCTTCGCCGTCGTCCGCGGCCTGTTCGCCGGTCGCCCGAGCGACCTCGACGCCGACGCGCTGGTGTTCGGCGCACTGGCCTCGAAGCCCCTGGCGCTCTCGGTCCCCCGGACCGGCGTTCGGATCCACCTCTCCTCCGTCCTCTCCCTCGCGATCGTCGCGCCGATCCTCGCCGGGACGTGGATCGTCCTCGGCGGCGTCGTGTTGGGGTTCGTCGGGGCCGACTCGCTCTCCGATCCCGCCCTCGAGACGGTCACGATCGCCGTGGCCGTCGTCCTCCTCTCGGAGGCCGGGACGACCGCCGTCGACTACTTCTACCGCGGCGGCTACCGCGAGGAGAGCGCGGGGACGGCGGTCTCGGGCGTCTTCTTCCGGCTCGCGACGGTGCTCGTCGGCGGGATCATGACGGTGACCGTCGTCGCGGAGGCGGTCGGCGTCGACGGCGACGCGACCCCGACTGAAGCGGCCGACCCGGTCGCGTTCGGGGTGCCGGTCCTCGTCGGGGCGGTGTGCGTCAAGTTCGCGTTCGACCTCGCGGGGCTGTACCGTGACCGGCTCGCCGCGCTCGACGAGTCCTCGGGCGGGCTCCTCGGCTGGTCGCACGAGCCGCCCGCGCGGGATCCGGTCGAGGACGACCTCACGGACGCCGACCGCCGGATCCGGCCCTCGCTCGCCGGCCGGCTGTTCGGCGAGCCGGTCTCGCCCGCGGCGCATCCCGGGCCGTGGTACCTCTCGGTCCTCGCCCTCCTCGTGGCGCTCCTCTTCGCGCTCGGGCAGGCGTGGGGGATCGTTGCCGGGTTCGTCGCCCTCGCGGTCGCGGTCCCGCCGGTCGCCGTCGCGGTCGACTCGCTGATCCGGTACGGGCCCGTCGAGTACCGCGTCGCCGACGGCGAGGGGGCCGCGGGCGGTCCCGCGATCGTCGGGTACGACCGGCTCTGTGGGGCCGCGCTGTGGCGGATCGAACCGTGGGACGAGGAGGCGCTGCGGGTCGAACGCGACCGCCTCGACGGGCGGGTCGGCACCGAGACGATCGCGGTCGAGCTGCGGGACCGCGAGGTTCGGATCCCGCGGCTCGCCGCCGCGGACGCGGACGCCGTGATCGACGTCTTCGACCGGCGACCGGAGCGTTCCGATCGATCCGACGGGTGAGCGCGGGGATCGGGATCGAACGATGATCCCGATATCGATTTTCGTGTACGGCGTTTCCCGTATTCGTGGATAACCTATATAACGACCACCGCCGTGGATGGACGTATGACGGCAGGACCACCGATCGAGGAGATCCACTTCGATGACGCGCCGGACGTCGACTCGGTTCCCGGCCCGAAGGGTCGAGAGCTGCTCGAGAAACAGGAGCGCATCGACAGCAGCGCGGTCAAGTACCCCGGCGACATCCCGATCGCGTTCGATTCGGGGAAGGGCGCGACGGTCCGCGACGTCGACGGCAACACCTACATCGACATGTTCGCCGGCATCGGCGTGTTGAACGTCGGCCACTCGAACCCGTACGTGCTGGAGGCGGTCAGGGAACAGACCGACAAGCTCGTCCACACCGTCGACTTCCCGACCGAGGCGCGGCTCGACCTGATCGAGAAGCTCGACGAGATCGCGCCGGCGGGGCTTCGAGGCGAGAACCGGGTCGTCTTCGGCGGCCCCACGGGCAGCGACGCGGTCGAGGCCGCGATCAAGCTCGCGAAGTACAACACCGGTGGCGACGGCCTGATCGCCTTCCGCGGGAGCTACCACGGCGCGACCTCCGGCGCGATGGCGCTCACCGCGAACAAGGGATTCAAGGACGACTACACGCCCCTGATCCCGGACGTGGTCCACGCGAAGTACCCCTCGCCGTTCATCGACCGCGACGAGTCCGGCGACTCGTGTGCCCGCGCGCTGAAGGAGGTCGAGGAGATCATCGAGGACCCCTACGGCGGGCTCGCGAACCCGGCCGGCATCTTCGTCGAGCCGATCCAGGGGGAAGGCGGCGTCATCGTCCCGCCCGAGGGCTTCCTGAAGGGGCTCCGGGAGATCGCCACCGAGAACGACATCCCGCTGATGTTCGACGAGATCCAGAGCGGGCTCGGCCGCTCGGGGAGTGGTGGGCCAGCGAGTGGCACGGCGTCACGCCCGACATCATGACGACCGCGAAGGCGCTCGGCGGCGTCGGCTTCCCGCTGTCGGCGACGATCTACCACGAGGACCTCGACACGTGGGACGCCGGCGGCCACGCCGGCACCTACCGCGGACACACCGTCGCGATGCGCGCCGGCACCCGCGCGATCGAGTACATCCAGGAGCACGACCTCCTCGCGCACGCCCGCGACCTCGGCGAGCACGTCCGGGACCGGCTCCGGACCGCGGGCGAGGGGAACGACCGCCTCGGCGAGGTCCGCGGCCGCGGGCTGTTCATCGGCGCGGAGTTCGTCGACGAGGACGGCGACCCCGACGGCGACGCGGTCGAGGCGATCCAGCAGTACTGCTTCGAACACGGCGTCTTGGTCTGGACCGCGGGCCGCCACGGCAACGTCCTCCGCCTGCTGCCGCCGCTCGTGTTGACCCGGGATCTGGCCGACACCGCCGTCGACGTGATCGTCGACGCGATCGACCACGTCACCGCCGAGACGGCCGCGTCGCGGTAGCGCGCCGGCCTCGAACGCGCCGGCCCCGCGGCGGGGAAACCGCCGCGGGCGAACGCCCCGCGACTAAACGACTTATATACGCTCGCAGTATACCACCGCAGAACCAATGTCCCACGACGTGCGGAACCGACTCCCGTCGATCCGACGAGCGTTCCACAGACACCCGGAGCCCGGCTGGTGTGAGTTCCGCACGACCGCCCGGATCGTCGAGGAGCTGCGCCGGATCGGCGTCGACGATCTGGCGATCGGTCGGGAGGCGCTCTCCTCGGACCACCGGATGGCCGTCCCGCCGCCGGAGACGCTCGAGGAGTGGCGCGACCGGGCGGCCGAGGCGGGCGTCGACCCCGGCGTGCTCGAGGCGACCGCCGACGGCCACACCGGAGCCGTCGCGACCGTCCGGAACGGCGAGGGACCGACGGTCGGCCTGCGGGTCGACATGGACGGCGTCTCGATCCCGGAGTCCGACGCCGCGGGCCACCGCCCCGCGGACGAGGGGTTCCGCTCGGAGACCGACGGGTACATGCACGCCTGCGGCCACGACGCGCACGCGACGATCGCGCTCGGCGTGCTCGAGGCGGTGAAGGCGAGCGACTTCGAGGGGACCTTCAGGGCGTTCTTCCAGCCCGCCGAGGAGGTCGCCGGGGGCGGCAAGCCGCTCGCCGAGGGGGGATACGTCGACGACGTCGACGAGCTGCTCGCGTTCCACCTCGGGCTCGGTCGGCCGACGGGGACGGTCGTCGCGAACGCGACCCGGCCGCTCGCGATGGCGCACATCAACGCGACCTTCGAGGGGGCGAGCGCGCACGCCGGCAAGGAGCCGAGCGGCGGGACGAACGCGATGCAGGCGATGACGACGGCGGTCCAGAACGCCTACGGGATCGCCCGCCACGGCGACGGGCTCACCCGCGTGAACTTCGGGCGCGTCGAGGGCGGGAGCGCGAGCAACGTGATCGCCGAGGAGATCACCCTCGACGGCGAGGTCCGCGGCGAGACCACGGCGCTGATGGAGTACATGCGGACGGAGCTCGAGCGGGTCCTCTACGCGGCCGCGGAGCTCCACGAGTGCGACGTGGTGATCCGCCGGATCAGCGAGTCGATCCGGGTCGACGGCGATCCGACGCTCGCGGACCTCGTCGCGGGCGTGGCCCGGACGGTCCCGTCGATCGGCGAGGTGGTCCCCGAGGCCCCGCTGGAGGCGAGCGAGGAC is part of the Halorubrum aethiopicum genome and encodes:
- a CDS encoding DUF6498-containing protein; translated protein: MVALHRPAGSNRSEAIAVAVANLLPLVGVVALGWNAAALVTLYWFELGIAAFFAVVRGLFAGRPSDLDADALVFGALASKPLALSVPRTGVRIHLSSVLSLAIVAPILAGTWIVLGGVVLGFVGADSLSDPALETVTIAVAVVLLSEAGTTAVDYFYRGGYREESAGTAVSGVFFRLATVLVGGIMTVTVVAEAVGVDGDATPTEAADPVAFGVPVLVGAVCVKFAFDLAGLYRDRLAALDESSGGLLGWSHEPPARDPVEDDLTDADRRIRPSLAGRLFGEPVSPAAHPGPWYLSVLALLVALLFALGQAWGIVAGFVALAVAVPPVAVAVDSLIRYGPVEYRVADGEGAAGGPAIVGYDRLCGAALWRIEPWDEEALRVERDRLDGRVGTETIAVELRDREVRIPRLAAADADAVIDVFDRRPERSDRSDG
- a CDS encoding amidohydrolase, which produces MSHDVRNRLPSIRRAFHRHPEPGWCEFRTTARIVEELRRIGVDDLAIGREALSSDHRMAVPPPETLEEWRDRAAEAGVDPGVLEATADGHTGAVATVRNGEGPTVGLRVDMDGVSIPESDAAGHRPADEGFRSETDGYMHACGHDAHATIALGVLEAVKASDFEGTFRAFFQPAEEVAGGGKPLAEGGYVDDVDELLAFHLGLGRPTGTVVANATRPLAMAHINATFEGASAHAGKEPSGGTNAMQAMTTAVQNAYGIARHGDGLTRVNFGRVEGGSASNVIAEEITLDGEVRGETTALMEYMRTELERVLYAAAELHECDVVIRRISESIRVDGDPTLADLVAGVARTVPSIGEVVPEAPLEASEDATFLMDRVHRNGGRSLYLVVGADHPTSHHTPTFDLDERALDVGVELLTEVVEALGADRS